One window of Medicago truncatula cultivar Jemalong A17 chromosome 2, MtrunA17r5.0-ANR, whole genome shotgun sequence genomic DNA carries:
- the LOC11416459 gene encoding cysteine proteinase inhibitor 5, with product MRFQYLVIFLLVLLASAARNQAKPGGYSPIKNLNDPHVIEIANFAVTEYGKQQRFYSKLDKIIKGESQAVDGTNYRFILYVIIGSESYPYKAFVHENASKSFKKLISFVSID from the coding sequence ATGAGATTTCAATATCTTGTTATTTTCCTCCTTGTTTTGTTGGCCTCTGCGGCCAGAAATCAAGCAAAACCAGGTGGTTATAGCCCCATCAAGAACCTCAATGATCCACACGTGATTGAAATCGCCAACTTTGCCGTGACCGAGTATGGCAAGCAACAAAGATTTTATTCAAAGTTGGACAAGATCATCAAGGGTGAATCACAAGCTGTTGATGGGACCAACTACCGTTTCATCCTTTATGTCATCATTGGATCTGAGTCCTACCCTTACAAGGCCTTTGTGCATGAGAATGCATCGAAGAGCTTCAAGAAACTCATTTCCTTTGTATCTATTGATTAA
- the LOC112419429 gene encoding uncharacterized protein: MRKEFTWNNGRLDTESVFLRLDRAICNEAWTDFWGNTSCTALVRTQSDHHPLLVTMDTSGVRRTTSFKFFKTWVPHDECRPLIISSWQKHVVGSGMHRLQSKLLNVKKAFRIWNKAVFGDVQNQVKLAADEVTRIQNLIDASGLDSNLHQLELHAQLALTRAMNFQDQFWREKARNQSFIYGDRNTAYFHRMARIKASSKPIPTEIEEHVLTYFQNIFGGVNNCIDNGLVAKVIPTLVSIEENAALIAMPLFNEIKNAVFDMNADGAPGHDGFGGHFYQHFWDIVGVDVVSSVQQFFYTGHLIPNLNANILVLLPKVPGAASMGDFRPIALANFQFKVITKILADRLALICMCIISPQQRGFVRDRNISDCVIIASEVINSLSKKQYGGNIAIKVDIRKAFDTLDWNFLVSVLKQFGFSNLFCDWIFSILRSAHLSILVNGKAVGYFSCTRGVRQGDPLSPLLFCLAEECLSRFLELERVSNSLQPMSYCRGISLPTHVLYADDVFICCVGSRKNIRCLLHIFQTYSDTSGQLVNFDKSKMFTGAMTVTRRNMLSHLSGFAVGSIPFQYLGCPIFQGKPKCSHFQPIVDRIKVKLATWKGVLLSIMGRVQLVKSIIHGMLVYSFHIYRWPISLLKMLDRWIKNFVWSGDISTRKVCTVSWNQVCLPWEFGGLDLKSTRTINSSLLLHRSWCLFTQDSQCSRLFQQRFLSYGLPRTRYFKSSIWPGVSEFLNVVTENSVWIIGNGNNINLWLDNWMDTSLVSLLNVPRHMFPSLTVKLSTVIVDGTWQIPRPLIDFPNVAAQALSITLPVTPLPDKRVWKHATDGVLTARLAHLFLRPNLVCLDWPVVIWRTCIPPSHSFVFWRMMLSKLPTDENLRMRGCTLVSVCVLCFKQAETSSHLFLECDFAVSVWRWLSVKLQCNISLLSFSSILDCIPPRCSSQVSDVFAAALVHTVHTIWLARNAIRFSSLKATLHNTFAKISTLVTMSGVSSTGNCVIGDVDLLHSLLIPPSHRRVRDIVSVIWKPPTITWVKANTDGSVIGINSSCGGIFRDFTGAYLGGFSSNLGEGTVFEAELTGLMLAMEYAARHNWSRLWLESDSSGAVHAFKNHSAIPMRFRNRWHNCMQLGLFVICSHIYREGNGCADAMASLGHELTDTTWFHIMPVSLSIDFTRDRNGMPNFRFP; encoded by the coding sequence ATGAGAAAAGAGTTTACTTGGAACAATGGTCGGTTAGATACAGAATCTGTCTTCTTGCGCCTTGACCGTGCCATTTGTAATGAAGCTTGGACTGATTTTTGGGGAAATACTTCTTGCACGGCTCTTGTGAGGACACAGTCAGATCACCACCCATTATTGGTTACTATGGATACTTCTGGTGTGCGAAGGACGAcctcatttaaattttttaaaacttgggTTCCCCATGATGAATGCCGCCCCCTGATTATCTCCTCTTGGCAAAAACATGTTGTTGGGTCAGGAATGCACAGGTTACAGTCAAAGCTACTCAATGTTAAAAAGGCCTTCCGGATTTGGAATAAAGCAGTTTTTGGTGATGTGCAAAATCAAGTCAAGTTGGCAGCTGACGAGGTTACCCGCATTCAGAACTTGATTGATGCTTCAGGCTTGGATTCCAATCTTCATCAGTTAGAGTTACACGCGCAGCTAGCTCTGACTAGAGCGATGAATTTCCAGGATCAATTTTGGAGAGAAAAAGCTAGAAACCAGAGTTTTATTTATGGGGATAGAAACacggcttattttcatcgtaTGGCTCGTATTAAAGCATCTTCTAAACCGATACCTACAGAAATTGAGGAACATGTGCTGACATACTTTCAGAATATTTTTGGTGGTGTGAATAATTGCATTGACAATGGCTTGGTTGCGAAAGTTATTCCGACGCTGGTCTCGATAGAGGAAAATGCTGCTTTAATTGCCATGCctttatttaatgaaattaaGAATGCGGTGTTTGACATGAATGCAGATGGCGCTCCGGGCCATGATGGCTTTGGGGGACATTTTTATCAGCATTTTTGGGACATTGTTGGGGTCGATGTTGTCAGTTCagtacaacaatttttttacacgGGGCATTTGATTCCTAATCTCAATGCTAACATTTTGGTGTTGCTTCCTAAAGTCCCAGGTGCTGCCTCCATGGGGGACTTTAGACCTATTGCTCTGGCCAACTTTCAGTTCAAAGTCATTACTAAAATTTTGGCTGACAGACTTGCTCTTATTTGTATGTGTATAATCTCGCCACAACAAAGGGGATTTGTACGCGACCGCAACATTTCAGATTGTGTGATTATTGCTTCGGAGGTGATCAACTCGTTATCAAAGAAACAATATGGTGGTAACATAGCCATCAAGGTAGACATCCGCAAGGCGTTTGACACTCTTGATTGGAATTTTTTAGTATCAGTATTGAAACAATTTGGTTTCAGTAACCTTTTCTGTGACTGGATTTTTTCTATCTTGCGATCAGCTCATCTCTCTATTTTGGTTAATGGTAAAGCCGTTGGTTATTTCTCTTGCACTAGAGGCGTGCGCCAAGGAGACCCTCTTTCTCCATTATTATTTTGTCTCGCAGAAGAATGTTTAAGTCGATTTCTTGAATTGGAGCGGGTTTCCAATTCTTTGCAGCCCATGTCCTACTGTAGAGGTATTTCGCTTCCGACGCATGTTCTTTATGCGGATGATGTCTTTATTTGTTGTGTTGGTTCGAGGAAAAATATTAGATGTCTGCTTCATATCTTCCAAACTTATTCTGACACCTCCGGACAGCTTGTAAATTTTGATAAAAGCAAAATGTTTACCGGGGCTATGACTGTTACTCGGAGGAATATGTTATCTCATTTGTCCGGGTTTGCCGTGGGCTCAATCCCTTTCCAATATTTAGGCTGCCCCATCTTCCAAGGTAAGCCTAAATGCAGTCATTTTCAACCGATTGTTGATCGTATTAAGGTGAAGCTCGCCACTTGGAAAGGAGTTCTTTTATCCATCATGGGTAGGGTCCAATTGGTGAAGTCGATAATACATGGTATGCTGGTTTACTCATTTCATATCTATCGGTGGCCTATTAGTTTATTGAAGATGTTGGATAGATGGATCAAAAATTTTGTTTGGAGTGGTGATATTTCTACTCGCAAAGTTTGTACTGTTTCGTGGAACCAAGTTTGTCTTCCTTGGGAGTTTGGAGGCCTTGATCTCAAATCTACCCGCACCATAAATTCCTCTTTGTTATTGCATCGCAGCTGGTGTCTTTTCACACAAGACTCGCAATGCTCTCGCCTCTTTCAGCAGCGGTTCCTTTCCTATGGTCTCCCTCGCACAAGGTACTTTAAATCTTCTATTTGGCCTGGTGTGAGCGAATTCTTGAATGTGGTGACTGAAAATTCAGTTTGGATAATTGGTAATGgcaacaatattaatttgtgGCTGGACAATTGGATGGACACTTCTTTGGTTTCTTTGTTAAATGTTCCGAGGCATATGTTTCCTTCCCTTACGGTGAAACTTTCCACGGTAATTGTTGATGGTACATGGCAGATCCCTCGACCTCTTATTGATTTCCCAAACGTAGCAGCGCAGGCTTTAAGTATCACACTTCCGGTCACTCCTTTACCGGACAAGCGGGTTTGGAAGCATGCTACTGATGGCGTTCTTACTGCTAGGCTTGCACATCTGTTTTTGCGGCCTAATCTTGTTTGTCTTGATTGGCCGGTAGTTATTTGGAGAACTTGCATTCCTCCCTCacattcttttgttttctgGCGCATGATGTTGTCTAAGCTCCCAACTGATGAGAACTTACGAATGCGGGGCTGCACCTTAGTTTCGGTTTGTGTCCTTTGCTTCAAGCAGGCTGAAACAtcatcacatttatttcttgaATGTGACTTTGCGGTTTCTGTTTGGAGATGGTTGAGCGTTAAATTACAATGCAATATCTCGCTGCTATCTTTCTCCTCCATTCTTGATTGCATTCCGCCGCGCTGCAGCTCTCAGGTTTCAGATGTATTTGCTGCTGCCCTCGTTCATACGGTGCACACTATTTGGTTGGCAAGAAATGCAATTCGGTTCAGCTCTTTAAAAGCTACTCTTCATAACACTTTCGCAAAAATTTCTACTTTGGTAACCATGTCGGGTGTAAGTTCTACCGGTAATTGTGTTATTGGTGATGTTGATTTGTTACATAGCCTGTTAATTCCTCCATCACACCGTCGTGTTAGGGATATTGTTTCAGTTATTTGGAAGCCTCCAACAATTACTTGGGTGAAGGCGAACACGGATGGATCCGTTATTGGTATTAATTCTTCTTGTGGGGGAATTTTTCGAGATTTTACAGGCGCTTACTTGGGAGGCTTTTCTAGCAATCTTGGAGAGGGAACCGTCTTTGAAGCGGAGCTTACAGGTCTTATGCTTGCTATGGAATATGCGGCAAGACATAATTGGTCCAGGTTATGGCTAGAGAGTGATTCATCTGGTGCGGTTCATGCTTTTAAAAATCATTCCGCCATTCCTATGCGTTTCAGAAACCGTTGGCATAATTGCATGCAACTTGGTTTATTTGTTATCTGTTCTCATATTTACAGGGAAGGTAATGGTTGTGCAgatgctatggcttcattgggACATGAATTGACTGACACTACTTGGTTCCACATTATGCCAGTTTCTTTGTCAATTGATTTCACTAGAGATAGAAATGGCATGCCTAACTTTAGATTTCCGTAg
- the LOC11410439 gene encoding zinc-finger homeodomain protein 2: MFTSIPLFVIFSSLCLFSTVMENKENEEEVVMANITEPTSYVETTTTSNDHVEETLMNSQSNSFERNFKECRKNHASSIGGYALDGCGEFLPAGIEGTIEFFTCAACNCHRNFHRRENGVVNEENISLPFNNPRFPQPTPFSTVFQTPTGYHHVTGTSRGTTTSLPSSVVHDEAHFPRGYLGEGAVEPIYHGDTYSGGEGSSKSKKRFRSKFTHDQKERMLGFAMKSGWKIHKQDENVVEEFCNEIGVKCKTFRVWMYNNKHTLGNKH; encoded by the coding sequence ATGTTTACTTCGATCCCATTGTTTGTTATCTTTTCAAGCCTTTGCCTGTTCTCTACTGTGatggaaaataaagaaaatgaggaAGAGGTAGTCATGGCTAATATTACTGAACCAACAAGTTACGTTGAAACAACTACAACCTCGAATGATCATGTTGAAGAAACCCTAATGAATTCTCAAAGCAATAGCTTTGAAAGAAACTTCAAAGAGTGTAGAAAGAATCACGCTTCCAGCATTGGAGGCTACGCTCTTGATGGTTGTGGCGAGTTTTTACCCGCTGGAATTGAAGGAACCATCGAATTTTTCACATGTGCTGCGTGTAACTGTCACCGAAATTTTCATCGGAGAGAAAATGGTGTTGTTAATGAAGAGAATATTTCCCTTCCTTTTAACAACCCCCGTTTTCCTCAGCCAACTCCCTTCTCGACAGTTTTTCAAACTCCGACCGGTTACCATCATGTGACTGGGACTTCTAGGGGGACAACTACTTCTCTTCCTTCTTCAGTTGTTCATGATGAGGCCCACTTTCCAAGGGGTTATCTTGGAGAAGGTGCTGTTGAGCCAATCTATCATGGTGATACTTATAGTGGTGGAGAAGGGTCGtcaaaatcaaagaagaggTTCAGATCCAAGTTCACTCATGATCAAAAGGAAAGGATGCTTGGATTTGCTATGAAATCAGGTTGGAAGATTCATAAACAAGATGAAAATGTTGTTGAAGAATTTTGTAATGAGATTGGTGTAAAGTGTAAAACTTTTAGGGTGTGGATGTATaacaacaaacacacccttGGAAATAAGCACTAG